The following are from one region of the Aspergillus luchuensis IFO 4308 DNA, chromosome 4, nearly complete sequence genome:
- a CDS encoding MDR family MFS transporter (COG:G;~EggNog:ENOG410PMBP;~InterPro:IPR020846,IPR011701,IPR036259;~PFAM:PF07690,PF06609;~SMCOG1005:Drug resistance transporter, EmrB/QacA;~TransMembrane:14 (i152-177o189-208i220-239o245-266i278-302o308-328i348-370o376-396i417-442o454-475i484-503o509-530i542-561o623-641i);~antiSMASH:Cluster_4.1;~go_function: GO:0022857 - transmembrane transporter activity [Evidence IEA];~go_process: GO:0055085 - transmembrane transport [Evidence IEA]) has translation MAGSIALNTRDTIIEIRVRQPDALPPPTNTTTPCIEEVEEEPSEPHQVPGEWPAVPVPVARPREGLERNASRRSRTRRLSQRLSVSSDIFHDAIEAQGYGAAGAGSKRLSGIYRHSIIEDSVEALGLTEPTEQLKVEEQEEPPTKTKYGPRIWAIMVALCVTNLLVALEGTVISTALPTIVEDLGGGEAYVWASTGYFLTNTVFQPLYGQMADIFGRRWLIIFAVAMFVLGSGISGGAPSMNALIAGRVIQGIGGGGITLLVNLIVCDLVPLRERGRLMAIVFAAVSVGTSLGPIVGGLIVQQTTWRWVFYLNLPVGGISMALLFVFLQVSHRSEETSIKRRLKQIDYGGNLIFILAISFILVALAYGGTLWPWKSFSTIISLVFGFYGIVVFIFYEQSNFCRQPTLPMRLFTRRTSATAFTITFIQSMLTLLVIYFLPVYFQAVLLASPIRSGVMMLPTVLVLVPASVVSGALLSKFGRYKPFHFIGFALFTLGFGCFITLYENSPDVAWIMVQIVVALGSGSSLSTLLPAVQAEFSDQDTAAATAAWAFVRQFGVVWGVSVPSAIFNAQVEHDLSGISSDSVQRTLGGGAAYEHGTKDYVNSLTGDVRKQVIGLYADSLKIVWIFATVIAGVGFMLVFLEREITLRTKLDTKYGLKEEKNGDSSNA, from the exons ATGGCTGGATCCATTGCCCTGAACACGCGAGACACCATTATTGAGATCCGGGTGCGCCAACCCGACGCCCTCCCGCCACCTACCAACACTACTACTCCTTGCattgaggaagttgaggaagagCCGAGTGAACCTCATCAAGTTCCCGGGGAATGGCCCGCTGTTCCCGTCCCCGTTGCCAGACCCCGGGAAGGACTGGAACGCAACGCCAGCCGACGCAGCCGTACCAGACGGCTCAGCCAGCGTCTAAGTGTTTCCAGCGATATCTTTCACGATGCTATTGAAGCTCAGGGCTACGGAGCGGCCGGCGCAGGGTCCAAGCGACTGAGTGGAATTTATCGTCATTCCATTATTGAAGACTCGGTCGAAGCCCTGGGTCTGACGGAACCGACCGAGCAACTCAAGGTCGAAGAGCAGGAGGAACCACCCACAAAGACCAAATACGGACCCCGAATATGGGCCATCATGGTGGCACTGTGTGTGACAAATCTTCTGGTAGCGTTGGAAGGAACAGTCATCTCAACGGCGCTGCCGACCATCGTGGAGGACCTGGGCGGCGGCGAAGCGTATGTCTGGGCCTCGACTGGATATTTCCTTACCAA tacCGTCTTTCAACCGCTGTATGGGCAAATGGCTGACATCTTCGGCCGGCGATGGCTGATCATTTTCGCGGTAGCCATGTTCGTGCTGGGCAGCGGCATCAGCGGTGGTGCACCGAGCATGAATGCCCTCATCGCCGGTCGCGTCATCCAGGGTATCGGCGGCGGTGGTATTACACTGTTGGTGAACCTGATTGTGTGTGACTTAGTGCCTTTGCGCGAACGTGGTCGTCTCATGGCCATCGTCTTTGCGGCAGTCTCTGTTGGCACCTCGTTGGGACCCATCGTTGGAGGACTGATAGTCCAACAAACCACCTGGCGCTGGGTCTTCTATCTCAACCTACCTGTCGGAGGAATTTCTATGGCACTACTCTTTGTGTTCCTGCAAGTCAGTCATCGCAGCGAGGAAACCTCCATCAAGCGCCGTCTGAAGCAGATCGACTATGGCGGCAACCTCATATTCATCCTAGCCATTTCATTCATTCTGGTCGCTTTGGCGTACGGCGGCACACTCTGGCCGTGGAAATCATTCTCGACCATTATCTCGCTGGTCTTTGGGTTCTATGGAATTGTCGTGTTTATCTTCTACGAGCAGAGCAACTTCTGCCGCCAGCCCACGCTGCCGATGCGTCTCTTCACGCGCCGCACTTCGGCCACCGCattcaccatcaccttcaTCCAGTCCATGCTCACCCTGCTTGTTATCTACTTCCTTCCGGTCTACTTCCAAGCCGTGCTTCTGGCCTCTCCCATCCGGTCGGGTGTAATGATGCTCCcaacagtactagtattagTACCAGCCTCGGTAGTCAGCGGTGCCCTGCTATCCAAATTCGGTCGCTACAAGCCCTTCCACTTTATCGGGTTCGCGCTCTTCACACTAGGTTTTGGCTGTTTCATCACACTTTATGAAAATTCACCAGATGTTGCCTGGATCATGGTGCAGATAGTCGTGGCCCTGGGATCGGGCTCCTCTCTAAGCACGCTGCTACCAGCTGTGCAGGCTGAATTTTCCGACCAAGACACCGCAGCTGCTACAGCGGCGTGGGCTTTTGTGCGCCAGTTTGGTGTGGTCTGGGGTGTATCAGTACCGTCGGCAATCTTCAACGCTCAGGTGGAGCACGATCTCTCGGGAATCAGCAGTGACAGTGTCCAGAGGACCCTCGGCGGAGGCGCTGCCTACGAGCATGGTACTAAGGACTATGTCAATTCGCTTACTGGCGATGTGCGAAAGCAAGTGATAGGGTTGTATGCAGACAGCCTGAAGATTGTGTGGATCTTCGCGACTGTTATTGCTGGAGTTGGGTTCATGCTGGTGTTCTTGGAACG TGAAATCACGCTGCGGACGAAACTGGACACGAAGTATggattgaaggaggagaaaaacGGCGATTCATCTAATGCATAA
- a CDS encoding cytochrome P450 (COG:Q;~EggNog:ENOG410PG8F;~InterPro:IPR001128,IPR017972,IPR002401,IPR036396;~PFAM:PF00067;~SMCOG1034:cytochrome P450;~TransMembrane:1 (i12-38o);~antiSMASH:Cluster_4.1;~go_function: GO:0005506 - iron ion binding [Evidence IEA];~go_function: GO:0016705 - oxidoreductase activity, acting on paired donors, with incorporation or reduction of molecular oxygen [Evidence IEA];~go_function: GO:0020037 - heme binding [Evidence IEA];~go_process: GO:0055114 - oxidation-reduction process [Evidence IEA]), whose protein sequence is MMNSVCNKQSTAITAITMNTTILLAGQAVLIVAILVAVKFRAPITNTVNRLISAILRVHLARRFPVHHVDDNSPLPTLPYQWPDGQGDGAKFLQGQSNSERWERQFGAIYRLWSGMNPEVVLTRPEHIQAVFKDSHTHLKAKNNNSGYLLGELLGQCVGLVSQDQWQRVRAIMEKPFHRNASTTYIPLVKRRTEQFFQELWDTRDLSRGLLDPADDLKLLPFLVVAEVVYGRLAPDVEAELRRLAPQRENLMKHVIKGGLTRFAWSRFLPTQANRELAAFQQRWLAFNELAHRRAVEQKLNAPIIDFFAARDAGQISTQELLHTLDEMLYANLDVTIGGVSWNVVFLAAYRDIAKRLREEVEQQRAISVDGEVDAYLLDNSTLLAACVEESARLRPLAAFSVPQAIPTARTVGGYHFPAGTNFVVDSYALNIRNPYWGEERHLYQPDRFLARSLTQARYHFWRFGFGPRQCMGKFVASVVIRAILVHLVEGYDLRMVKPEAMEEWGRNKEIWINHPDMKVVCEKRA, encoded by the exons ATGATGAACTCAGTCTGCAACAAACAATCAACTGCTATAACTGCCATCACCATGAATACGACAATTCTCCTTGCGGGCCAGGCGGTCCTCATCGTGGCCATCCTCGTGGCCGTCAAATTCCGCGCCCCAATAACAAACACGGTGAACCGGTTGATCTCTGCTATTCTTCGA GTCCATCTTGCACGTCGCTTTCCTGTACATCATGTCGATGACAACAGTCCGCTGCCTACCCTGCCGTACCAATGGCCTGATGGACAAGGCGACGGGGCCAAGTTCTTGCAAGGTCAGAGCAACTCGGAGCGCTGGGAGCGCCAGTTTGGAGCCATCTACCGGCTCTGGTCTGGCATGAACCCAGAGGT CGTCCTCACCCGTCCCGAACACATCCAAGCCGTCTTCAAGGACTCGCACACCCACCTTAAggccaagaacaacaactcGGGATACCTACTCGGTGAACTCCTAGGCCAATGTGTCGGACTGGTCAGTCAGGATCAATGGCAGCGCGTACGCGCCATCATGGAGAAGCCCTTCCACCGCAACGCCTCGACGACGTACATCCCGCTCGTCAAGCGCCGCACGGAGCAATTCTTCCAGGAACTCTGGGACACTCGCGACCTGTCCCGGGGCTTGCTCGACCCGGCAGACGACCTCAAGTTGCTCCCCTTCCTGGTAGTCGCCGAAGTTGTCTACGGTCGCCTCGCCCCAGATGTCGAAGCCGAGCTGCGTCGCTTGGCCCCGCAACGCGAGAACCTGATGAAACATGTCATCAAGGGCGGACTGACTCGTTTCGCTTGGTCGCGATTCCTCCCCACGCAAGCCAATCGTGAGCTGGCCGCCTTCCAGCAACGCTGGCTAGCTTTCAACGAGCTGGCACACCGTCGTGCTGTCGAGCAGAAACTCAACGCCCCCATCAtcgacttcttcgccgcACGGGATGCCGGTCAAATCAGCACCCAGGAACTTCTCCACACGCTCGACGAGATGCTCTACGCCAACCTCGACGTGACCATTGGTGGTGTTAGCTGGAACGTGGTCTTCCTTGCTGCATACCGTGACATTGCCAAGCGCCTCCGCGAGGAAGTCGAGCAGCAACGCGCCATCTCCGTAGACGGCGAAGTCGACGCCTACCTCCTGGACAACAGCACTCTGCTGGCGGCCTGTGTGGAAGAATCCGCACGTCTCCGCCCCCTCGCCGCGTTCTCTGTCCCACAAGCCATCCCCACAGCCAGAACAGTCGGCGGATACCACTTCCCCGCTGGCACAAACTTCGTGGTGGATTCGTACGCGCTCAACATCCGGAACCCGTACTGGGGCGAGGAGCGCCACTTGTACCAGCCGGATCGGTTCCTGGCAAGGAGCTTAACCCAGGCAAGGTACCACTTCTGGCGATTTGGATTCGGGCCGAGGCAGTGCATGGGCAAGTTTGTGGCGAGTGTGGTGATCCGGGCGATCCTGGTCCATTTGGTAGAGGGATATGACCTGCGGATGGTTAAGCCGGAGGCCATGGAGGAGTGGGGGAGAAATAAGGAGATTTGGATCAATCATCCGGATATGAAGGTGGTGTGTGAGAAGAGGGCTTAG